GCCTTCCGGCGCCCGAAGGCGGCTATTCGCTTGACTGTGTCAGCGTCATAGCCGCGGATGTGTCATCCTCCGACAGCGTGGAGAAGATCAGTGACATGGCTGTGGAGCGCATACTGGGGATGATAAAGAAGACTCTCTCGCGGCTGGGTATAGAATTTGGCCTGTTCTACAGCGAAAAAAAACTTTATGAGGAAGGCCATGTGAGCAAAACCCTTGAAAAGCTGAAAGAGAAGAAAGCCGTTTTTGAAAAAGACGGCGCCGTGTGGCTCGATGTCAGCGACAGGGATGACAAGGACAGGGTGCTCTACAAAAAAGACGGCGAGCCTACATATTTTCTTTCGGACATCGCCTATCATGATGAAAAATTCACCGAAGCCGATATTTGCATAAACATATGGGGCGCGGATCATCACGGATATGTCGGGCGCCTGAAAAGCGCCCTGGGGCTCCTCGGCAGGGACCCCGCAAAGCTTGAAATAATACTCTATCAGCTCGTGCGCCTCAAGCGCGGCAGCGAGATACTTAAAATGTCAAAGAGGGACGGCACTTTTCTGCTCGCCGACGATGTTATAGATGAGGTGGGCGCCGACGCCGTGCGTTTTTTCCTTGTTTCAAGAAAAGGCGACGCCCAGCTTGACTTTGACCTGGATCTGGCGAAAGAACATTCCAGCAAGAACCCCGTTTATTATCTGCAGTACGCTCACGCCAGGATATGCTCCATATTTGAAAAGGCCGGCGAAATGGGCATAAAGGCCTCACCCTGCGGTGATCTGATAGGCGAGGAAGCGCGCGGCATCATTAAAAAAATATGCGAATTCACGGACAAAGCCGCCCTGTCATCGTCTGAGCGCGCGCCGCATCACATAACAGTCTATCTCATGGAGCTCTGCGGCCTCTTCCACGGATATTATGACCGCAAC
This portion of the Candidatus Omnitrophota bacterium genome encodes:
- a CDS encoding arginine--tRNA ligase, with amino-acid sequence MLDFIRESVRGALDALGEEITGDFDVMTAPEFTNCDYATNAAVKMAVKNKKKAAEDLAGALEKTGLFEEVRVLLPFVNMKLAVRSLVKMLNEGDRAFPAKKEKILIEFVSANPTGPLHIGHLRGAVMGDALARIFRFTGYDVMTHYYVNDRGRQVRLLGESILASKAGLPAPEGGYSLDCVSVIAADVSSSDSVEKISDMAVERILGMIKKTLSRLGIEFGLFYSEKKLYEEGHVSKTLEKLKEKKAVFEKDGAVWLDVSDRDDKDRVLYKKDGEPTYFLSDIAYHDEKFTEADICINIWGADHHGYVGRLKSALGLLGRDPAKLEIILYQLVRLKRGSEILKMSKRDGTFLLADDVIDEVGADAVRFFLVSRKGDAQLDFDLDLAKEHSSKNPVYYLQYAHARICSIFEKAGEMGIKASPCGDLIGEEARGIIKKICEFTDKAALSSSERAPHHITVYLMELCGLFHGYYDRNKVLDAPELLLSSQRLFLAGRVRDTVKTGLALLGITAPEKM